The genomic window CCCTGACCCAGCGTTGAATCAGCCTTGAAGACAACCGTCGCGGTCCATTCCGCCTGACCGGCGAGAAAGTTGGAACCGGACGGGACTTCCAGCGCATCGTTGCCGTCGAAATATACGCCGTCCGCGTCCTTGGTCGGATCGCCTCCGTTGGCAGCCGGCAACGATGCCGTGGTGCCAAGTTCACCTTGCGATACCCACGTGATGACGGCCCCGTCATCCAGGTCCGATGCTTCCCATCGCTGGATCGCCGCATCCACTGAATACATGATACCCGCAACAGCCAGATAGACCCCGCATTTGCTCAAGTGCATCCGCGTTGCCTCAAAAATAAATGACACCGTAGAGGTGCGGATGAGGAGTCGTTTGACTGCATTAATGGGTACCCTCTAATTCGGGGGTTGTCAAGGTGGGGAGGCAGTCGGGGAACCCGGGTTCCCCGACTGCGGCGGACTCGCCGGTTTTCTTCATTTTTTCGATCTTGCGACGTCGGCGCTGGATGCGATTGCCCAGCTCGAAAGGGTCGAGCGTTTCGTATTCGCGTTGCAGAGCAGCCTCCTGTTGTTCGCCAAGGATGCCGCTGACCTTCAGGCGGTCAAAGGGCGTGGCGGGGGCATCGTATTTCTTTTTGTACCGGCTTTTGACGCGAACCTTGCTTTTTAGCTTGAACGAGGGTTTGAAGAAGTTGTTGAGCCGTTCCCAGTCGCGGTAGAGTGCGTTGAGCTCTCTGATCATGGCCGGGTTGTCGAGCCGGTCGTAGCCGAGCAACTCGCGCACGTGCGTCCAGTTCTTTTGTTCGACATGGGCGTTGTCGTTCTTGTGGTACGGTCTGCTGCGTGTAAAACAGACGGGCTGTTTGCGTTGCAGGAAGTAGCGCGTGAGATGGTGGTTGAGGAACTCGCTGCCGTTGTCGCAGTCGAAGCCCAGGATGGCGAAGGGCAGCTTGTTTTCCACGTCGTGGGTTTGGTGCATCACGCCTTCAGCGCCTTTGTTCCAGACCGCGCGGGTTACCGTCCAGGTGCTTATGATGTCCGTATAGGTGATCGACCAGATGAAGTCCCCGCTCATCGATCCGCCACAGTGGGCTACTGTGTCGGCTTCGAGATAGCCGGGCCGGTCGATGTCCTCGGTGGAGGTGCGGAGTGGGATCTGATTCTTGAGCAGCGAGCCGGGCTTGGTACCGGTATTGCGCCTTCGCTGGTACTGCGCTTTGAAGGGTTTGAGCACCCGGTCGATGCTTGCCGGGCTGATTCTCAGTAGCTTTTCACGGCATTCGGTCGATAGCGGTTCGTAATGTTTTTCATAGTGCTTCAGCCAATGTGGCATAGCAGGCTTGAGGCGCTTCCCGCACAGTTGTCCAGAACGAAGCCACAGAGTTTTGAGGGTCTTGCGCAATTCAGCAGAGTCGTACTCGCCTTTGCGGCCGCGTTTGCCCCTGGAGGGCGTAAACGAGTCGTTGAGCAGCTTGGTGGCATGCTTGCGATCATAGCCGCATACCGCGCATACTTCATCGAGCAACCGGGTCTTGTAGGCCTTTTCCGCGCGCCTATAGCGGCGTTTTTGTACCGCGATGTATTCCATTCTGGTTTCGCAACTCATCTCTTTCATCCTCCCTGTATACAGGGTGTGATTTTTTGTGAGTCAACGAATCCTTTCCGCCCGCATCCTATCGGATGCTTCGGTGTCATTTAATTTGAGGCAACTCGCATCTGAATCCTCCTTCTGGAATACCTGGTAACCAGATACTTCATAGTTGTTTAATTGCCGAGCTGACCATATCCCTGAATCTCGTCACGGTCATGTCACCAATTCAGGGGACACTCGTATGATTATATTAAGCGAATCATGATGCGGATGAACAGCGACGAAGCCTCCTCGACCAGTCCCGCCGGAACACGCACACGTTGCTCCTCGTGAGTCGCTGAAATCAACTCACGGCTCACCAGTTCCGGTGTAAACGAGTCCCATTGACCTGCAAGGCTGGTTGCACAAAGGAAGTCGTAATCCAATCCGGCTGCCGCCTGAATCGGCATCATCCACCCTCCCCCCGTTGTACAGCAAACTGGGCAATATCGGGGAAAGATCGGTCAGATTCTCTGCAATCCCATGATGCGGAACGCAAAAGACACCCAAAACCAAACCGATAAACAGCACATAAGATCTTATCATACTATCTCCCGGCACGGGCTTACCGCTGATCGGCTCTTATGAGAACGTCGTCGAATGCCGCTTCACCCGAAACGATGCGCAAACCGCAATAACCGCTTGTATACTCATCGTCCACCGCATCGATGACCAGCTTTCCATCCACGAAAAACTGGATCATCCCGTCACGCACACAGACCTCCAGTGTATATTCTTTTCCAGCCTCAACCGACAGATCAGCCCGCTTGATTTCAATCCATTTTCTGCCGTTCATTTTCCCCAGAATCGCACGGTCGGCTCCGGGCATAATTCCTGCAAAATAGCCTTTCATCGCATCGTAGCCCACGGCGGGATGCTGAACGCGAAAGACCAAGCCGGCATCGCGTTCCCCCTTCACAATTTTCGTTTTTGCGCTGAAGGTGAAGTTGTCCCATACCGCATTTCGGACCATGGCTTTTTCGCCGCAACGATAGTTGTTGGCGGTTCCCCACCCCGGATCGATGCCCAAGTGCAACTGACCATTCCGGACATCGATGAAACGGTTATAGCCGAAATACTGCCAGCTATCCCACAACCCATCGTCAAAAGAATCGGTAAAGGAGGTCCCTTTGACCGGCGGCTTTTCGCCGGATGGCTTTTTCAGCACCGTTCCTTCGGTCGTCGGGATCGGGAACCGGGGAGAGCCGTCCGCGTTCCAATCGAACTTTTCGATACGCACATTGCGCTGCCATCCGCGCTCTTTGGAAATCTTGGAATGATAAACCATCCAATCCTCAGTGCCGTCCGGCGATGATGTAAAGCTGGCATGCCCGACACCGTGTACCGTGTCTGTGCCGGCACAGACCGGCTCGGCTTTCTTCACCCAGTTTTCCGGATTCATCGGGTCCTGCCCCGCCCGAATCGATAGCTGCCCGAGCTTATACGTGTGTTCCCATGAACCGCTGCACGAATAGATGACAAAAATCTGATCTTTGTTACGAAGAATCTGAGCTCCTTCATTCAGCCCTTTTTTATTCGGCGACTCACTTACACGCACCCACACATAGGTATCGTTCGGTGCAATTTTCACGCGATTGGATTTTACCGTCCACGGATTCTCCATCTCGGCAATGAACAGCGACTGGTTATTGTCGTCATGCCCGTCCCAGCCCGACCAGATCAGGTAGAGTTTGCCATTCATTTCCAGGGGGGTGGCGTCGATCGCCCAACGGTTGTTTTTCCCCGTCTCGATTTCATCTCCGGTATAGATTACACCCAGATCCGTATATTCCCCCTGGGCATCCTGCGTTTTACTCTGAAGCACGCCGGTTCGATGATCGATGTTCTTTCCGCTGTCGGCCGCATAGTAGATATACCACCTGCCCTGAAGATAGTGCAGCTCAGGAGCCCAGACCTGCTTCGAGTTCCACCCCTTGTCCGGCGCTTTCCAAACCAGCCTTTTGATGCCTTTATCGGTCAACTTGTCGGATTTCCATATGGCCACCCCCCGGTCGCCTTCCGACTGGCAAAAGTAATAGAGGCCATCGGTATGCCTGTACACAAACGGATCGGCGCCCTCGTAGACGGGATTTGTAAACGAATCAAATCCCCCTGCATTCACCCATCCGAGCATCGAGATATGGCAAAAAATAACCACCGACAAACGACTACACGATTTCTTCATTTACATCTCCTGATCAAAAACATGTTTTTACTTACGCACTGAACGCCTGCCTGTTTCCGGGCCTATCTCGCAACCACCATGCCTCCGTAAATAAGTAAAACCTACTTAAGGCGAAAGAAACGCGCGGCACCCTGATCGTCTGTCGGCTGCAGCCATTGGATGGTGCCGAACTCATTGGTTACCAGCCCATGCGATATCCAGTCGATCAGATTGGTACTGCTCTGCGGTTCGTACACCGATGCGGGCTGGGC from Pontiella desulfatans includes these protein-coding regions:
- a CDS encoding family 43 glycosylhydrolase; the encoded protein is MKKSCSRLSVVIFCHISMLGWVNAGGFDSFTNPVYEGADPFVYRHTDGLYYFCQSEGDRGVAIWKSDKLTDKGIKRLVWKAPDKGWNSKQVWAPELHYLQGRWYIYYAADSGKNIDHRTGVLQSKTQDAQGEYTDLGVIYTGDEIETGKNNRWAIDATPLEMNGKLYLIWSGWDGHDDNNQSLFIAEMENPWTVKSNRVKIAPNDTYVWVRVSESPNKKGLNEGAQILRNKDQIFVIYSCSGSWEHTYKLGQLSIRAGQDPMNPENWVKKAEPVCAGTDTVHGVGHASFTSSPDGTEDWMVYHSKISKERGWQRNVRIEKFDWNADGSPRFPIPTTEGTVLKKPSGEKPPVKGTSFTDSFDDGLWDSWQYFGYNRFIDVRNGQLHLGIDPGWGTANNYRCGEKAMVRNAVWDNFTFSAKTKIVKGERDAGLVFRVQHPAVGYDAMKGYFAGIMPGADRAILGKMNGRKWIEIKRADLSVEAGKEYTLEVCVRDGMIQFFVDGKLVIDAVDDEYTSGYCGLRIVSGEAAFDDVLIRADQR
- a CDS encoding DDE-type integrase/transposase/recombinase, which translates into the protein MSCETRMEYIAVQKRRYRRAEKAYKTRLLDEVCAVCGYDRKHATKLLNDSFTPSRGKRGRKGEYDSAELRKTLKTLWLRSGQLCGKRLKPAMPHWLKHYEKHYEPLSTECREKLLRISPASIDRVLKPFKAQYQRRRNTGTKPGSLLKNQIPLRTSTEDIDRPGYLEADTVAHCGGSMSGDFIWSITYTDIISTWTVTRAVWNKGAEGVMHQTHDVENKLPFAILGFDCDNGSEFLNHHLTRYFLQRKQPVCFTRSRPYHKNDNAHVEQKNWTHVRELLGYDRLDNPAMIRELNALYRDWERLNNFFKPSFKLKSKVRVKSRYKKKYDAPATPFDRLKVSGILGEQQEAALQREYETLDPFELGNRIQRRRRKIEKMKKTGESAAVGEPGFPDCLPTLTTPELEGTH